The DNA sequence AGGGTTTAATGCAATAAGTCCAGCTAATAGTGTTGCCACGACAATTGAAATACGGCCTATTAACAAGCGTTTTCGTTCAGACGCTTGTGGATTGATGATGCGATAGTAAATATCATGTGCAAATGAAGATGAAATAGAAATCATTAAACCTCCAGCTGTAGATAAGGCAGCTGCCATTGCGCCTGCCGCCACGAGTCCAATAACGAATACACCTAGATTTGCGATTTCAGGTGTAGCCATTACGACGATATCGTTGGCAATTTGCAGTTCAGGCCATTGAAGAATGCCATCACCATTTGCATCAGCTATTCCCAATTTTCCAGTATCAATCCATGATTGAGTCCAAGCAGGCAGTTCAGCAATTTTATTACCAGCAACTTCCGTCATTAATATAAAGCGAGCAAAAGCTGCATAAGCTGGTGCGCTAAAATATAAAAGTCCGATAAAAACTAATGCCCAAGCCCCTGACCAACGAGCCGCCTTCATAGTACCTACTGTATAAAATCTTACTATTACATGTGGAAGTCCAGCTGTACCACACATTAATGTAAACATAAGAGCTAAAAACTGCCACTTAGTTCCGTTGGTGAAAGGTGCAAAATACTCAGAAATTCCAAGTTCCCGGTCGAGTTCACCCATTTTCGTTAAAATTTCACCATACGAAATCCATGGTAAAGGGTTACTAGTCAAATGTAATGACATAAAAATAACAGGTACTAAATATGCGATAATTAAAATGACATATTGTGCTACTTGAGTCCAAGTGATACCTTTCATACCACCAAATGCAGCATAAAATGCAATAAGTACAACGCCGATTAGTGTTCCTATTTTCGCATCAATTTCAAAAAGACGTCCGATTACTACACCAGAACCTGATAGCTGTCCGATTGAATACGTGAAACTTATAATAATTGTACATATAGCAGCTATTATTAGTGCTGCCTTACTATTAAAACGATCCCCAATAAACTCAGGTACAGTATAGCGACCAAATTTCCGAAGCTGTGGCGCGAGTAATATTGATAAAAATAAATAGCCGCCAGTCCAGCCCATAATATAAGCTAATCCATCATAGCCAAGTAACATGATCGTACCAGCCATCCCGATAAAGGATGCTGCACTCATCCAGTCTGCCCCAATTGCCATCCCATTAAAAATAGGTGGCACTCCACGACCAGCAACATAGAAATCAGATGTTTGTTT is a window from the Solibacillus isronensis genome containing:
- a CDS encoding sodium:solute symporter family protein gives rise to the protein MDTQFIVSTLIILATFALYIWIAVYNTAKQTSDFYVAGRGVPPIFNGMAIGADWMSAASFIGMAGTIMLLGYDGLAYIMGWTGGYLFLSILLAPQLRKFGRYTVPEFIGDRFNSKAALIIAAICTIIISFTYSIGQLSGSGVVIGRLFEIDAKIGTLIGVVLIAFYAAFGGMKGITWTQVAQYVILIIAYLVPVIFMSLHLTSNPLPWISYGEILTKMGELDRELGISEYFAPFTNGTKWQFLALMFTLMCGTAGLPHVIVRFYTVGTMKAARWSGAWALVFIGLLYFSAPAYAAFARFILMTEVAGNKIAELPAWTQSWIDTGKLGIADANGDGILQWPELQIANDIVVMATPEIANLGVFVIGLVAAGAMAAALSTAGGLMISISSSFAHDIYYRIINPQASERKRLLIGRISIVVATLLAGLIALNPPGAITQIVAWAFALATGTFFPALVLGVWWKRANAKGTIAGMLVGLAVTLIYIFSAKYGGFTVLGIIDTGAGVFGAIAAFATNIIVSLSTRAPSQELQDAVINLRYPEQMVYKDGEVYLNDGSSKE